In Blastopirellula marina, the following proteins share a genomic window:
- a CDS encoding DUF1559 domain-containing protein: protein MHVSSRARGFTLVELLVVIAIIGVLIALLLPAVQQAREAARRMQCTNQLKQLGIATHNFHDTYRKFPYAYQEQNLNGVMNRGTLFYYILPYIEQTALYDQSQLDSYANNRITNGLGNKAARGQIVEAYICPSDSTSSNHTHSADWTYGSFEMNYNVFVGKASTSDATQNATQQNLANVTDGTSNTLMFAESLQKCGSEGTIWSHGVWNVKWMPMFGGGKDRPSGTGQLEYGITSVPQTVKRQTGCNSLRTTASGHPGGVNVALVDASVHFIPATIDGTVWWNLALHNDGNVVGDY from the coding sequence CCTGCTTTTGCCTGCCGTACAACAAGCTCGCGAAGCGGCTCGTCGTATGCAGTGCACCAACCAGTTGAAGCAGTTGGGTATCGCCACGCACAACTTCCACGACACCTACCGTAAGTTTCCTTACGCTTACCAAGAGCAAAACCTGAACGGCGTTATGAATCGCGGCACGCTGTTCTACTACATCCTGCCGTACATCGAACAAACGGCGCTGTACGATCAATCGCAGCTCGACTCGTACGCCAACAATCGCATCACCAACGGCCTGGGTAACAAGGCTGCCCGTGGTCAGATCGTCGAAGCGTACATCTGTCCTTCCGACTCGACCAGTTCCAACCACACGCACAGCGCCGACTGGACATACGGTTCGTTTGAAATGAACTATAACGTGTTCGTCGGTAAGGCCTCCACCTCGGACGCGACCCAGAATGCCACCCAGCAGAACCTGGCCAACGTGACCGATGGTACCTCCAACACGTTGATGTTCGCCGAATCGCTGCAGAAGTGCGGTAGTGAAGGGACCATCTGGTCGCATGGTGTGTGGAACGTGAAGTGGATGCCGATGTTCGGCGGTGGCAAGGACCGCCCCAGCGGTACCGGCCAACTGGAATACGGGATCACTTCGGTACCTCAGACCGTGAAGCGACAAACGGGCTGCAACTCGCTACGAACGACCGCCTCGGGGCACCCCGGCGGTGTGAACGTGGCCTTGGTGGATGCCAGCGTCCACTTCATTCCGGCCACTATCGACGGCACCGTCTGGTGGAACCTGGCCCTGCACAACGATGGCAACGTCGTGGGTGATTACTAA
- a CDS encoding polysaccharide pyruvyl transferase family protein, with product MHRRTFLSASGITTLGLAIRSSFAADAKRPPRILLRSSWQTVNIGDIAHTPGVLRILKQHIPEAEVTLWPSSVDNGVDELLLREFPGLKIATKGSKELDQAFLECDFLLHGSGASIVAQNDLIQWHQKTGKPYGIYGITFPLKKSSSTSAESEDALKRAVEVLNGASFVYFRDGKSWELAKSLGAKSPVMEFGPDGAFACDLRVADLADAFLKKHGLETGKFLCCIPRLRYTPYWTIKEGRAFDEKKHARNEEMKDHDHAPLRQAIIEVVNNTDLKVLVCPEDRTQMAVGKEMIIDKLPEHILKRVVWRPNYWLTGEAVSVYVRSAGLFGNEMHSPIMCIGHGVPAVVCRFDEQTTKGFMWEDIGLGEWLFDLDSLEDYERVPSTVLAIAQNPAAAKAKAAKAKAFVEQRQLETMKTLRHALA from the coding sequence ATGCATCGACGTACGTTTCTTTCCGCTTCTGGTATCACGACTCTTGGTCTGGCGATTCGCTCAAGTTTCGCTGCAGATGCGAAACGACCGCCGCGGATTTTGCTGCGATCTTCGTGGCAGACTGTCAACATCGGCGACATCGCCCACACGCCTGGCGTGCTGAGGATTTTGAAGCAGCATATTCCCGAAGCGGAAGTCACACTGTGGCCATCCAGCGTCGATAACGGCGTTGACGAACTTCTGCTGCGTGAGTTCCCCGGCCTGAAGATCGCCACCAAGGGAAGCAAAGAACTCGATCAGGCCTTCCTGGAGTGTGACTTCCTGCTGCATGGTTCCGGGGCTTCTATCGTGGCCCAGAACGACCTCATTCAGTGGCACCAGAAGACCGGCAAGCCTTACGGTATTTATGGCATCACTTTCCCGCTGAAGAAGTCCTCTTCGACATCGGCTGAGAGCGAAGATGCATTGAAGCGGGCTGTCGAGGTGCTCAACGGCGCGAGCTTTGTTTACTTCCGCGACGGCAAAAGTTGGGAACTGGCCAAGAGCCTGGGAGCGAAGTCGCCTGTTATGGAGTTCGGTCCTGACGGCGCGTTTGCCTGTGATCTGCGTGTTGCCGATCTGGCCGATGCGTTCCTCAAGAAGCATGGCTTGGAAACGGGCAAGTTCCTCTGCTGCATTCCACGCTTGCGATACACGCCCTATTGGACGATCAAAGAAGGGCGTGCGTTCGACGAGAAGAAGCATGCCCGCAACGAAGAAATGAAAGATCACGATCATGCTCCGCTGCGTCAGGCGATCATCGAGGTTGTGAACAACACCGACCTGAAAGTGCTCGTCTGCCCCGAAGACCGCACACAGATGGCGGTCGGCAAAGAGATGATCATCGACAAGCTGCCAGAGCACATCCTGAAGCGAGTTGTGTGGCGGCCAAACTATTGGCTCACCGGCGAAGCCGTCAGCGTTTATGTTCGCAGTGCCGGCCTGTTTGGCAACGAAATGCATTCCCCCATCATGTGCATCGGCCATGGCGTGCCGGCGGTCGTTTGCCGATTCGACGAGCAGACCACCAAGGGCTTCATGTGGGAAGACATCGGCCTGGGCGAGTGGCTGTTCGATCTCGACTCGCTGGAAGACTACGAGCGAGTCCCATCGACGGTACTCGCCATCGCGCAAAACCCAGCAGCGGCCAAAGCCAAGGCCGCCAAAGCGAAAGCATTCGTCGAGCAGCGCCAATTAGAAACAATGAAGACGCTACGTCACGCATTGGCGTGA
- a CDS encoding SHD1 domain-containing protein — protein MKHPIIAALAVLACLTVSVAAAREWTDITGKFKIDAEFVSFQDGMVELRKSDGNPIKVPLEKLSDDDLKSLRDRPEIAVFLEGNPDLKQRASGFAKILAPAGLESGIVCRFKRIDHGPKSMDFSKTGRFLAVGRGNDGIDMFDLTLGNRVSRVTDVPDLREVNRCRFTPDGKKLLATGTEGVIHVWDVAPDGELKSRKTLVGHRREVTAIAFSSNSVRAISGCKDGKVIYWEIDSGRKLATFSSFKNEISACYITPNGQQAMVTDGAELKLFDLSKSSEIESVKLGWFSSRGAVFSPNGRQLVIFGDMGVNIRDVATGEGFHIKVFGLKYDFRFTSDGTRMISFESNDIRIWDAATGDVLSRLDPTVSSGPDISALSPDDRHIAIARTGNYQDVVVMRLAED, from the coding sequence ATGAAGCATCCCATAATTGCCGCGCTGGCCGTCTTGGCTTGTCTGACGGTCAGTGTTGCCGCCGCTCGCGAATGGACCGATATCACCGGTAAGTTCAAGATCGACGCAGAGTTTGTATCGTTCCAGGATGGAATGGTAGAGCTGCGCAAGTCTGACGGAAATCCGATCAAGGTTCCGCTTGAGAAGTTGTCGGACGACGACCTGAAGAGCCTACGTGATCGTCCAGAGATCGCTGTGTTTCTGGAAGGCAATCCCGACCTGAAACAGCGGGCATCCGGCTTCGCGAAGATTCTGGCACCAGCGGGCTTGGAGTCTGGAATTGTGTGTCGATTCAAACGAATTGATCATGGTCCGAAGTCGATGGATTTCTCCAAGACTGGCCGTTTCCTGGCGGTAGGTCGCGGCAATGACGGCATCGATATGTTCGATCTCACGTTAGGCAACCGGGTTAGCAGAGTCACCGACGTTCCTGATCTTCGAGAGGTGAATAGGTGTCGATTCACGCCTGATGGGAAGAAACTGCTTGCGACCGGCACGGAAGGAGTGATCCACGTTTGGGATGTTGCTCCTGATGGCGAACTCAAGTCGCGTAAGACGCTTGTCGGACACAGACGCGAGGTGACAGCGATTGCTTTTTCGTCCAACTCCGTTCGAGCGATTTCCGGCTGCAAAGACGGCAAGGTCATCTACTGGGAGATTGACTCCGGAAGAAAGCTTGCGACGTTTAGCAGTTTCAAGAATGAAATCTCGGCCTGCTATATCACCCCCAACGGCCAGCAAGCGATGGTGACCGATGGAGCGGAGTTGAAGTTATTCGACTTGTCGAAATCGAGCGAGATTGAGTCGGTCAAGTTGGGTTGGTTCAGTTCGAGAGGGGCCGTGTTTTCTCCGAATGGCCGCCAACTCGTTATTTTCGGCGATATGGGCGTAAACATCCGAGATGTCGCGACGGGCGAAGGATTTCATATCAAAGTATTCGGCTTGAAATATGACTTCAGGTTTACCAGCGATGGCACCAGGATGATCTCGTTTGAATCGAACGATATTCGTATCTGGGATGCTGCCACCGGAGATGTGCTGAGCCGATTGGACCCAACGGTTTCCAGTGGGCCCGACATCTCTGCGCTTTCGCCAGACGACCGACACATCGCGATTGCTCGCACCGGAAATTATCAGGACGTGGTCGTGATGCGTCTTGCTGAAGATTAA
- a CDS encoding S1C family serine protease: MNICLLGRYRVSMLLALVWIAAAGCSEDLSSPNASGGAGQGARWTPPTQGEAPQSPVSVDYSTGKVVSFADQRTYEVKPTELQYRLKPGSKFSYRVESSIKLPGKEKMMNGFLNYEVLTPSPDRIEKHVGAIEQTKSTGTAFAVHADGFLVTCAHVVEGAIEIKAKLDGRHYAAKVVDIDRKHDLALIRIDAPPLTPIPLIDSNEVQLAEEVRVVGFPLTDVLGDSLKISRGTVSGIDKEQADRVFQLDAGVNPGNSGGPVVTEKGHLAGVASSLLSGDGLSNVGFAVPANRVANMLDKQKLPYQKADTTEPYLRGPDLAKRITPSVALLNVTVGANGVGIADDGLLSFYGKLELFEKREGWSGIFKISDAEPVVDRGHLLIKPFGEVSFNNGEHFVPPFVAILSTAGLERLPDSDVEEWDFTDVRIVPQKKDSKFVIEEDEFAGFMKNDPYLGKHFRFGLRPKLKEVASYVYHPAIEHASYRISSRSGDEVEIKKTCELTTVHEDQRTPFYHLKGESTIVFDKKAGRVKSIQFDGTVDIAADGEIASLPVSYKCTLGSDYVPPDRTGQPKFDMNAPPSTEPLPKIDGLTKLDLSS; this comes from the coding sequence ATGAACATTTGCCTGCTTGGGCGTTATCGCGTTTCAATGCTACTCGCCCTGGTGTGGATCGCCGCAGCTGGCTGCAGTGAGGACCTTTCCAGCCCGAATGCTTCGGGAGGAGCAGGGCAGGGGGCCAGGTGGACTCCTCCAACACAAGGAGAAGCTCCTCAATCGCCGGTTTCGGTCGACTACAGCACCGGCAAGGTCGTTTCGTTTGCCGACCAAAGAACTTACGAGGTCAAACCGACCGAGCTTCAGTACCGCTTAAAACCTGGCAGTAAATTTTCGTACCGGGTCGAGTCGTCGATCAAATTGCCGGGCAAAGAAAAGATGATGAATGGCTTTCTCAACTACGAAGTCTTGACGCCATCGCCTGACCGGATCGAGAAGCATGTCGGTGCCATCGAGCAAACCAAGTCGACGGGTACAGCCTTCGCTGTGCATGCCGATGGCTTTCTCGTCACGTGCGCACACGTTGTGGAAGGCGCGATTGAGATTAAAGCAAAGCTGGATGGCCGTCACTACGCCGCCAAAGTGGTTGATATCGACCGGAAGCACGATCTGGCACTCATTCGAATTGATGCGCCTCCACTCACGCCTATTCCACTGATAGATTCCAATGAAGTGCAGTTGGCCGAGGAAGTTCGCGTCGTGGGGTTTCCTCTGACCGACGTATTGGGCGACAGTTTGAAAATCTCTCGCGGTACGGTTTCCGGCATTGATAAGGAACAAGCCGATCGTGTGTTTCAATTGGACGCCGGGGTTAATCCTGGCAACAGCGGCGGGCCGGTAGTGACCGAGAAGGGGCATCTCGCAGGCGTGGCAAGCTCTCTGCTCTCAGGCGATGGCCTTTCCAATGTCGGTTTTGCGGTGCCTGCCAATCGTGTCGCGAACATGCTCGACAAGCAGAAACTTCCCTATCAGAAAGCCGATACGACAGAGCCCTATTTGCGTGGTCCCGACCTCGCCAAGCGTATTACGCCGTCGGTTGCCTTGCTGAATGTCACCGTGGGTGCCAACGGAGTCGGGATCGCAGATGATGGTCTGCTTTCCTTCTACGGCAAGTTGGAATTATTTGAAAAGAGGGAAGGCTGGAGCGGTATCTTCAAGATCAGCGACGCGGAGCCCGTTGTTGATAGGGGGCACCTGCTGATCAAGCCTTTTGGTGAAGTTTCGTTCAACAACGGTGAACACTTCGTGCCGCCTTTCGTCGCGATATTAAGCACCGCAGGCCTTGAGCGACTGCCCGACAGCGACGTCGAGGAATGGGACTTTACCGACGTGAGGATCGTTCCGCAGAAGAAAGACTCGAAGTTTGTGATCGAAGAAGATGAATTCGCCGGCTTTATGAAGAACGATCCCTACCTGGGAAAACACTTTCGTTTTGGACTGAGGCCCAAGTTGAAGGAGGTTGCCTCGTACGTGTATCATCCCGCGATTGAGCACGCCAGTTACAGAATTTCCAGCCGCAGTGGTGACGAGGTGGAAATTAAAAAGACGTGCGAACTGACCACGGTACACGAAGACCAACGCACTCCGTTTTATCACCTGAAAGGTGAATCGACGATTGTGTTCGATAAGAAAGCCGGACGCGTCAAATCAATCCAGTTCGACGGCACGGTCGATATCGCCGCCGATGGCGAGATCGCCAGTTTGCCGGTTAGCTATAAGTGTACCCTTGGCAGCGACTACGTTCCGCCAGATAGAACTGGCCAGCCAAAATTCGACATGAATGCACCTCCATCTACCGAGCCCCTGCCCAAAATCGATGGCCTGACAAAGCTAGACCTGAGCAGCTAG
- a CDS encoding DUF2262 domain-containing protein — protein MAKSKKIVTTFKDLPVGKPVEISALIDSESWGSRRLTNERKNTWDVTVLLVAWQVGDGPIIREGLSLRAIDWDKESSATLVRQCPRGRAIQFTGIRPKNLGIFRPFVKLVGSVEKAKQPLVKPPTKKNATPQEITDKVFGQLKYDRKSRVYTCEKTFRNQPLSIEFEAADAEQLDTMLAAAKGLWKQRNAWFGKWRDSAFEDYMDGMVDEWWQGDRPLTRALFNKHLGWPCGLSFRMEEGVVHFCLTGLSEALYGDHGIDGWGTEVDDMEISFA, from the coding sequence ATGGCGAAATCAAAGAAGATTGTGACGACATTCAAGGACCTGCCGGTCGGTAAACCGGTGGAAATCTCAGCGCTGATCGATAGCGAGTCGTGGGGCTCAAGACGGCTTACGAACGAGCGGAAGAATACTTGGGATGTGACCGTTTTGCTCGTCGCATGGCAGGTCGGTGACGGCCCGATCATTCGCGAAGGGCTTAGTTTGCGGGCCATCGATTGGGATAAGGAAAGTTCTGCGACACTCGTTCGTCAGTGTCCCAGGGGGCGGGCGATCCAGTTTACCGGTATACGCCCCAAAAATCTGGGAATATTCCGGCCGTTCGTGAAGCTGGTGGGTTCCGTCGAAAAGGCGAAGCAGCCGCTAGTTAAACCGCCGACAAAGAAGAATGCGACTCCGCAAGAGATCACCGACAAGGTCTTCGGGCAGCTGAAATACGATCGCAAGTCTCGCGTCTACACGTGCGAGAAGACGTTTCGCAATCAGCCCCTGTCGATCGAGTTTGAAGCCGCCGATGCCGAGCAGTTAGACACCATGTTGGCTGCCGCCAAGGGGCTCTGGAAGCAGCGTAACGCTTGGTTTGGCAAGTGGAGAGACAGCGCGTTCGAAGATTACATGGATGGGATGGTCGACGAGTGGTGGCAAGGGGATCGACCGTTGACGCGGGCTCTTTTCAATAAGCACCTCGGCTGGCCATGCGGTTTAAGCTTTCGTATGGAAGAGGGGGTCGTTCACTTCTGCCTGACCGGTCTGAGCGAAGCGTTATATGGCGATCATGGCATCGACGGATGGGGGACGGAAGTCGATGACATGGAGATCAGCTTTGCATAG
- a CDS encoding c-type cytochrome domain-containing protein: MYVRILLGITLSLTISSIVCAEKLVDFRRDVQPVLEVRCLSCHGPDKAKNDFRVDDPDMMGDYIEPGDLESSSLWTDYLITDDPSLKMPPASDTHHEGMTAAELATIKLWIEEGADHDWFTPDPAGESETTDVAAEATTPVSELSTPYKVWLFQGLFHPAMTHLPVGLLSISLVFLVLSVFAGKSFESAAFHCLWVGALGAVMACVSGWSYAIHEGYGMSFSFSSDIDRHRWLGVILAAGSLALIPIAYQAVKGGTGNAKMKTGWFLGALVVAMCVSIVGFQGGELVYGEGHYEKEFNHLFLTDNTPPTPEATDVEAAAVEVEEVAEPEASQ; the protein is encoded by the coding sequence ATGTACGTTCGCATATTACTTGGAATCACGCTTAGTCTGACCATCTCGAGCATTGTCTGTGCTGAGAAACTCGTTGACTTTCGCCGCGACGTGCAGCCGGTCCTGGAAGTACGCTGCCTGTCTTGCCATGGCCCTGACAAAGCGAAGAACGACTTCCGCGTCGATGATCCCGACATGATGGGAGACTATATCGAGCCAGGCGACTTGGAATCGAGCTCGCTCTGGACAGACTACCTGATCACCGACGATCCTTCGTTGAAGATGCCTCCGGCCAGCGACACCCATCACGAAGGGATGACCGCCGCCGAGTTGGCCACCATCAAGCTGTGGATCGAAGAAGGGGCCGATCACGACTGGTTCACCCCCGATCCGGCCGGCGAATCTGAAACCACTGACGTCGCAGCCGAAGCCACGACCCCGGTTTCCGAGCTCAGCACGCCCTACAAAGTGTGGCTGTTCCAGGGACTGTTCCACCCGGCGATGACGCACTTGCCGGTCGGCTTGCTTTCGATCTCGCTGGTCTTCCTCGTCCTCTCTGTATTCGCAGGCAAGTCGTTCGAGTCGGCTGCGTTTCATTGCCTGTGGGTCGGAGCATTGGGTGCCGTGATGGCCTGTGTGTCTGGCTGGTCGTATGCCATTCACGAAGGATACGGCATGAGTTTCTCGTTCAGTAGCGATATCGATCGCCATCGCTGGCTGGGGGTTATCCTGGCTGCCGGATCGCTGGCGTTAATCCCAATCGCCTACCAGGCCGTGAAGGGGGGAACAGGCAATGCCAAGATGAAAACAGGCTGGTTCCTGGGAGCCTTGGTCGTCGCCATGTGTGTATCGATCGTCGGCTTTCAAGGTGGTGAACTCGTCTATGGCGAAGGTCACTACGAGAAAGAATTCAACCATCTCTTTCTGACCGACAACACGCCTCCAACGCCGGAAGCAACGGACGTGGAAGCCGCGGCCGTCGAGGTTGAGGAAGTCGCCGAACCTGAAGCGTCGCAGTAG
- a CDS encoding VOC family protein, with protein MQVKRIVANTHTPDPAKAQAFYGDLLGLELLMDMGFIQTYGSTQQMTVQISFAQEGGGGTPVPHLSIEVDDFEAAVAKFEEAQIPFEYGPITEPWGVRRFFVFDPFRNLVNIMQHA; from the coding sequence ATGCAAGTCAAACGAATCGTCGCTAATACCCACACGCCTGATCCGGCCAAAGCACAGGCCTTTTACGGCGACCTCCTGGGGCTCGAATTGTTGATGGACATGGGATTTATCCAGACGTACGGCTCGACGCAGCAAATGACCGTGCAGATCAGCTTCGCACAGGAAGGTGGCGGCGGCACCCCCGTGCCGCACCTTTCGATTGAAGTGGATGACTTCGAGGCGGCCGTCGCGAAGTTCGAGGAAGCGCAAATCCCCTTCGAGTACGGACCAATCACCGAACCATGGGGAGTACGTCGATTCTTCGTTTTCGATCCCTTTCGAAATCTCGTGAACATCATGCAGCACGCGTAA
- a CDS encoding ABC transporter ATP-binding protein — MSDSIIEVHDLHKTYREGLFVRKQVNALRGVTLEVPRGCIFGLLGPNGAGKTTLIKVLLGLVKRSSGGGSLLGRPLGDRVGRMKIGYLPEHHRFPRHLTGNAAMIYYGGLSGLSRREVLHKRPALLERVGLSKWGQTPVHKYSKGMQQRLGIAQALLHNPELLVLDEPTDGVDPVGRADVRRLLKELQQEGTTIFLNSHQLQEIELVCDQAAILAAGRVQKLGTIEEITKQPSARMEFVLQGSLDDMQYALTFAETEPWQSDGDHLARVIVSAEDQAALNRCVDALRQKNIDILEMRRLRTSLEDAFLNIVSAETVE, encoded by the coding sequence ATGTCAGACTCCATTATCGAAGTCCACGATCTTCATAAGACGTATCGTGAAGGTCTTTTCGTTCGCAAACAGGTCAATGCGCTACGCGGTGTGACCTTGGAAGTCCCCCGGGGCTGTATCTTTGGGCTGCTTGGCCCCAACGGTGCCGGCAAGACGACGTTGATCAAAGTGCTGCTCGGCCTGGTGAAGCGATCCTCTGGGGGGGGCAGTCTGCTGGGACGTCCGCTGGGTGATCGTGTCGGACGCATGAAGATCGGTTACCTGCCAGAGCATCACCGCTTTCCACGACATTTGACGGGCAACGCCGCGATGATCTACTACGGCGGTCTGAGCGGCTTGAGCCGGCGCGAAGTGTTGCATAAGCGACCGGCCCTGCTCGAGCGTGTCGGTTTATCGAAGTGGGGACAGACGCCGGTTCATAAGTACTCGAAAGGGATGCAGCAGCGACTGGGGATCGCTCAGGCCCTGCTGCACAATCCGGAACTGTTGGTCTTGGACGAACCGACCGACGGGGTCGACCCGGTCGGCCGCGCGGACGTGCGACGGTTGCTAAAAGAGTTGCAGCAGGAAGGAACGACCATCTTCCTCAACAGCCATCAACTGCAAGAGATAGAACTGGTATGCGATCAAGCCGCGATCCTGGCGGCGGGGCGCGTGCAGAAACTGGGGACGATCGAAGAGATCACCAAGCAGCCCAGTGCACGGATGGAGTTCGTACTGCAAGGATCGCTCGACGATATGCAGTACGCGTTGACCTTCGCCGAGACCGAGCCGTGGCAGAGCGATGGCGATCACCTGGCCCGGGTGATTGTTTCGGCTGAAGATCAGGCCGCGCTCAATCGCTGTGTCGATGCCTTGCGACAAAAGAACATCGACATTCTAGAAATGCGGCGACTTCGCACGTCCCTGGAAGACGCCTTCTTGAATATCGTCTCTGCCGAAACGGTCGAGTAA
- a CDS encoding ABC transporter permease, whose amino-acid sequence MRPYLTVIYDSFHEAFVSRVLYILLLALTLVLLAIAPLGYETKRMVTLHRMSIRDVPSFVNELRQQNSAEGESPGKRIVTLAGGPLKELVSAQESAKFSGQQVNDVVDGLNEVLTRKEFFSEAAWKDVKLGEETKVLLKQGPEKLKGDDLTYFNRLLMRDAYPVYLGNVPAEQLYLTYPLMWQPLPLPITQDMFSMTVKYVLTAFIDVFVGMFAIFVAILVTAPIMPRTFEPGAIDLLLSKPISRSLLILAKYLGGCAFVLLSVTYFLVGLWLIVGWRFDVWSNALLLCIPVFLFQFAIYYCVSVLAGVMWRNSIVSIVVTVLFFYACFGIGFLKTSIFEPFIVNPTRLVRLVETEEGLVGVTQVGQFVQWNETLRTWEVVLQSERRGPEQFAMQSILIGPIYNEPTQSMMYLQQPTSGGGRRRGGSSTSFLTAKWSGNWVAEAGPNPPTGASWILQDANDNVLVVSSAGVFLYEGDGTQKKTKFLGFDIPLGGNNAFKRIGPDKGVPYFPPFAAAIDPASDRLLVENQGTLYLLERDAKKGYIVATEAKRESEGETAVGLTGKVAVVADAHGHIELRDAKTLQVQKSFRPAGDTPPSSLETSRDGKYIAVLFHDGALWLYDVEAGEGSRIDSDASAIAFDEDNLIFADNKTRVQVRSLASGESIQTYWPDSDWWRFTYDWIIEPIYYVFPKPGELNNLLKYLVTDESTSSFQGPQSTGDLREVRMADNIVMPVVHNLIFICVMLGVTCFYVSRLDL is encoded by the coding sequence ATGCGACCTTATTTGACCGTTATCTACGACTCGTTTCACGAGGCATTCGTTTCCCGCGTGCTGTACATTCTGCTGCTCGCGCTAACACTGGTTCTTCTGGCGATCGCTCCGCTGGGTTACGAAACCAAGCGAATGGTAACGCTGCACCGCATGAGCATTCGCGACGTTCCTTCCTTCGTGAATGAACTGCGGCAACAGAATAGTGCCGAAGGAGAAAGCCCCGGCAAGCGTATCGTCACGCTGGCCGGCGGGCCACTGAAAGAACTGGTGAGTGCGCAGGAGTCCGCGAAGTTCAGTGGCCAGCAGGTGAACGACGTGGTCGATGGCTTGAACGAAGTGCTCACCAGGAAGGAGTTCTTCAGCGAAGCGGCCTGGAAGGACGTCAAGCTGGGCGAAGAGACCAAGGTGCTGCTGAAGCAGGGACCTGAGAAACTGAAGGGGGACGACCTCACGTACTTCAATCGCCTGCTGATGCGCGATGCGTACCCGGTGTATCTGGGGAACGTGCCGGCCGAACAATTGTATTTGACCTACCCGCTGATGTGGCAACCGCTGCCGCTGCCCATCACGCAAGACATGTTCTCGATGACGGTGAAGTATGTGCTGACCGCGTTCATCGACGTATTTGTGGGGATGTTCGCGATCTTTGTGGCGATCCTGGTTACCGCGCCGATCATGCCGCGGACGTTCGAGCCAGGGGCGATCGATCTTCTGCTAAGCAAGCCGATCTCGCGTTCGCTGTTGATTCTGGCCAAGTACCTGGGCGGGTGCGCGTTCGTCCTATTGAGCGTGACCTACTTCCTAGTCGGGCTGTGGCTGATCGTGGGGTGGCGATTCGATGTGTGGAGCAACGCGCTGCTTCTCTGTATTCCCGTGTTCCTGTTTCAGTTTGCCATCTACTACTGCGTATCGGTATTGGCTGGAGTGATGTGGCGGAACTCAATCGTCTCGATCGTGGTGACAGTGCTCTTCTTTTATGCCTGCTTTGGGATTGGCTTCTTGAAGACCTCGATCTTCGAGCCATTTATCGTCAATCCAACGCGGCTGGTGCGATTGGTCGAAACGGAAGAAGGGCTGGTAGGGGTGACCCAGGTAGGGCAATTCGTGCAGTGGAACGAAACACTGCGAACGTGGGAAGTTGTGCTGCAAAGCGAACGCCGCGGGCCTGAGCAGTTTGCGATGCAGTCGATCTTGATCGGTCCGATTTACAACGAGCCGACCCAAAGCATGATGTACCTGCAGCAGCCGACCAGCGGAGGAGGACGTCGCCGTGGTGGCAGCAGTACTTCATTCCTGACGGCCAAGTGGTCCGGCAATTGGGTCGCAGAAGCTGGGCCGAATCCGCCAACGGGGGCTTCGTGGATCTTGCAAGATGCCAACGATAATGTCCTGGTGGTAAGCTCGGCTGGCGTCTTTCTGTACGAAGGGGACGGAACGCAGAAGAAGACCAAGTTCCTTGGTTTTGATATTCCGCTGGGGGGCAACAACGCGTTTAAGCGAATCGGTCCCGACAAAGGGGTGCCGTACTTCCCGCCGTTTGCCGCCGCGATCGACCCTGCGTCGGATCGATTGCTGGTGGAGAATCAAGGAACGCTCTATCTGCTAGAGCGTGATGCGAAGAAAGGTTACATCGTCGCCACCGAGGCGAAGCGCGAAAGCGAAGGAGAAACCGCGGTCGGACTAACCGGGAAAGTCGCCGTTGTGGCGGATGCACATGGTCACATCGAACTTCGCGATGCGAAGACATTGCAAGTGCAAAAGAGCTTTCGGCCGGCCGGCGATACGCCCCCTAGTAGCCTGGAAACAAGCCGCGATGGAAAGTACATCGCCGTACTGTTTCACGACGGAGCACTCTGGCTGTACGACGTCGAGGCAGGGGAGGGTAGTCGGATCGATAGCGACGCCTCGGCGATTGCGTTCGACGAAGACAATTTGATCTTCGCTGACAATAAGACTCGCGTTCAAGTTCGCTCGCTGGCCAGTGGCGAATCGATTCAGACCTATTGGCCCGATTCGGACTGGTGGCGATTCACGTATGACTGGATCATTGAACCGATCTACTACGTATTTCCCAAGCCCGGTGAGCTGAACAACCTGCTGAAATACCTGGTGACCGACGAATCGACCAGTTCCTTCCAAGGCCCTCAATCAACCGGCGACCTTCGCGAGGTACGCATGGCCGACAACATCGTCATGCCGGTGGTACACAATTTGATCTTCATCTGCGTGATGCTGGGGGTTACCTGTTTTTATGTGAGCCGGTTGGATTTGTAG